The Haloarcula limicola genomic sequence GGTGCCGCGGCGCTCGGGGCGGGGCGACGACACCGCGCCGCTCAGGACGCGTATCCACACACCTATCAGCCCCGTCGTGGTACAGCCGGTATGGTCCAGATCGACCTGACCAGCAGTCAGGAGCAGACGCTCACGTCGCTGGTCAATCGGCATCGTGAGGCGGAGGGCCCGGTCAAGGGCCAGACCGTCGCTGACGAGGTCGACCGGAGTCTGGGAACCGTCCAGAATCAGATGCAGAGCCTCGCGCAACTGGGTCTCGTCGACAGCGTCTCCGGACCCGAGGGCGGCTACGTCCCGACGGAGTTGGCGTACGACGCCCTGGGACGCGACCCGCTCGAAGAGACGGAGTCGATGCGGATGGCCCACGAGTACGAACGGCTCGACGTCACGGTCGACCGCATCACGCTCAGCGGCGTCCACCATCCCGAGCAGTGTCGCGCGCAGGTCCACCTCCAGCAGTCCGTCGGACAGTTCGACGTCGGGCAGGCCGTCGCCGTCGGGCCGACGCCGCAGTACGGGCTCGTCGTCTTGGGCGAGATCGCGGCCGTCGACGACACGAGCAACACGCTGATACTCGACATCGCACAGATGGAAGCGCCGGTCGAAGCGCCGGACGAAGCGCCGGAATGAGCTACCGGTTCCACTCGTAGAACCACCAGACGCTCCCCAGCAAGAGCAGTCCCGCGCCGAGCGCGGAGGTCGCCGGTTCGGGGAAGATGAACAGCACGAAGCCGACGAGGAGCATCGTTGCCGGTCCGAATTCGTCGAGGTGATCGCTGAGTGCCATCGGCCGGTCGTACACGCCGTGCCGACAAAGAACTTCTTGGTCCGACTCGTCGGAGCGATTCGGCGACGGTAGCGTCTCCGCTGCACGTAAATGGCGCACTAACAACACGTCAGAAGCTATTTACATAGCTTCGGTGATTGCTGACGTGGTATGATAGAAGACGGTCTCCGCTATCAGACACAGGGCGACGACTGGCTCGAACGCGTACTGATCGGCGGCGTCGTCGGGTTCCTCGGCGTGTTCGTCATTCCGGCGTTCACGTTCAGCGGGTACATGCTGGAGGTGATGCGGCGAGTGATGGGCGGCGATAGGAAGAATCCGCCCGAATGGAGTGACCTCGACCTCGTCGAGCTGACCGTCGACGGGCTTCGATACGTGGTCCTGACGCTCGTCTACGGGCTGGCGTTCACCCTCGTCGCCGGCCTCCCGGTTTTCGTCTTCCTGCTGGGTGGGTACGGAACGGACTCCGGTATACTCGTCGGCTTCGGGCTCCTGATCGGCGGCCTCCTGTACCTCGTCGGCCTGCTCGCGCTCGCGGTCGTCCTCCCCGTGGCCACGGCGAACTTCGTCGCGGAAGACAGCATCAGTGCCGGGTTCGATACGACGGTCCTCCGGGACGTCGTCGCGAACGGGACCATGCTGAAGGCCATCGTCTTCAGCGTCGTGATCAACGTCGTCGTCCAAGTAGTCGGGAGCGTCCTGCTGTTCACCCTCCTGGGTATCCTCCTGCTCCCGTTCGTCGGCTTCGTCGGCCAGTCGGCCGTCATGTACGTCTGGGCGCGGGGCTTCGCCGATGCCTACGAGGAGGAGTACGGCCGCCCGCCGCTAGATGGACCGGCGACGAGCGTCGAGGGCGGCGTCGGGACGACGGGGTTCGACGCCGAGACGGGCGTGGATACCGACGCCGACGAGGGCCACCGGTACTGATCCTATCGCGGGAAGTCGAAGCGCGTAAGACGCCCCTCCGAGATTGGTAGGCCATATGAGCAACGACGCGGCCGACGCGCATCCGAACGCCAGGCAGGACGTCATCGCGGTGGACGCGGACGACACCGAGACGGGGACGGTCAACCGCCTCGACGCCCACACCGGCGACGGCATCCGCCACCGGGCGTTCACGGCGCTGCTGTTCGACGAGGACGACCGCGTGCTGTTGGCCCAGCGAGCGGCGACCAAGCGCCTCTGGGACACCTACTGGGACGGCACCGTCGCCTCCCATCCCGTACAGGGCCAGACGCAGGTCGAGGCCACGAGAGAGCGCCTCGAAGAGGAACTGGGTATCGCGCCCGCTCAGTACAACGACCTCCGGGTGACCGATCGCTTCGAGTACAAGCGCTACTACGAGAACGCCGGGCTGGAGTGGGAGGTCTGTGCCGTGTTGCAGGCGACTCTCTCGGACACGTCGCTCGACCCGAACCCCGGGGAAGTGGACGGCCTGATGTGGGTCCCTTACGACCGCCTGCGCGAACACCCGGAGTACTACCGCCAACTGCGCCTCTGTCCGTGGTTCGAGATCGCGATGCGCCGCGACGAGGAACGGTAGGCGGTTCGTTCTCGCCGAATCAGCGCTCCGACACCGCCGCGTCGGCGGCCGCGGTCGCCGATCGCTCGTCGCTCGCCCCGTCGGTCGGGCGGTCGTCGCCCGCTCCCCCCGCCGTGTCGCGGTCGGTGCTGGCCGCCGGCAGCTCGATCTCGACGGTCGTCCCGTCGCCGTCCTCCGGGGCGAACGACAGCGTCCCCCCGACGTTGCGGACGACCCAGTGCACCAGCCAGAGCCCGACCCCGGAGCCGTGTCGAAGCGGGGTCTCTCGCCCGGCGAGGATGACGTCCCGTTCGTGCGGGGCGATGCCGGGTCCGTCGTCGCTGACGCGGACAAGGACGCCGGTCTCGGCGTCGTCGGTCGCGACCGTGACCGCGACCGTCGGCGGCCCGTCGCTGTGTTCGATCGCGTTGTCGAGCAGTTCGCCGAACGCGAGCGTCAGCGACGGGCCGCCCTCCACGGTGCAGGTCTCCGGACAGGACAGCGTCACCTCGCCCTCGGGCGTCCGCTCGCGGGCCTCCTCGACGACCGGGCGGAGGAGTCGGCGCAGGAGGACCGGTCGGGCCCGCTCGTTCTCCAGGGCCTCCGAGACGCGCCCCATCTTGTCGCTCCGGTCGACGATGGCGTCGACCGTCCGCAGGATGCGGTCGATGCGCTCTCGCTCCGAGTCGGGGACGCTATCGCGCAGGAGGTCGGCGTTCCCGCGGACGACGTTCATCTCGTTGCGGACGTTGTGTCGGAGGAGGCGGTTGAGCACGTCCAGTCGCTGTTCGCGCTGCCGGCGGTCGGTCACGTCCCGCAGGCTGACGAGGTGGCCCGAGACGACGCCGTAGGCGCGATACAGCGGCGTCACCCGAACGTCGAAGTACCGCACCGCGCCGTCGCGCTCCAGTCGCGTCTCCGTCTGGGCTCGCTCGCCGGTCTCGGGCAGCGTCTCCGCGAGCGCCGGAAGCCGACGCCGCAGCGACTCTCCGGAGAGAGCGGCGGCCTCCGCGCCGAATAAGTCCGCGGCCGCCGCGTTGACGTCGACGATGCGCCCGCCCTCGTCGACGATGATGACCCGGTCGTCCATCTCGGCGAAGATGGCCTCCCGACCCAGGTCGCGGGTCACCGGCGCGACGTCCAGTAACCGCCCGCGCAACAGCGCTAGCGAGAGGACGATCCCGGAGCCGACGTACGCCAGGCTGGTCGGATCGAGCGTCTCGGCGAACTCCCCGAGGGCGTACAGCGAGTGGGTCATCGTGGGGATCGCGATGGCGACCAGGAGCGCGAGGCTCTGGCTCTGGAACAGCTCGCTCGTCCGCAGCATCTGCTGGACCAGCAGGACGCCGCCGGCCAGAATCAGTGTCAACATGTACGCGAGGTGGGCCCACCGGGCCAGTCCCCAGACCGGCACCAGCGCGCTCGTCTGGGCGACGACCGCCGTCTCGGAGCCCGACCAGACCAGCCCGTGCGCCCGGTTCGACCAGACGAGGGTGACGAACATCGCCGGTTCCGCGAGCAAGAGCGCGACGCGTCGCTTCGTGAGCCAGCGGGGGTGGCCAGTGTACTCCAGTACGGTCACCAGCCACGCGACGGGGACGACGACGGAGAGCGTCAACTGGGCCTGAAGCAAGCGCGTCATCGTCTGTACGTCCGGAACGGCCAGTTCCAGCCCGTAGGCGACGGTCCAGAGGCTGGCGGCGACGACGAACGCCGCGAGCGGACCGGCACCGGGCCGGTCCCGGTGCAGCCAGGCGAGAACGGCGACGCCCATCCCCACGACGGCGGCCAGCAGCACCACCGAGAGCGGCGACAGCAGCATCTGCTTCGAGAGTCGCCCGACCGCGGGATAAGCGTTCTCGGCCCAGTATCGCGAGCGATACTACGGCCGGCGGTCGCGGCGCACGGCGGCCGCCGTCAGTCCGGCCGCCGCGAGCGGAGCGCCGACCACACGGCGAGGCCGCCCAGCAGGAAGGCCGGGACGAGCGGCAGCGCCAGATACGCCGCCCGGAGGGTGAGCCCGAGCGACCGGACGAACCCCTGTGCGGCCGGGAGCGCGAGGATGGCGACGGGGATCAGCAGGAAGCCGACGACGATCATCCCGACGAGGACCCACCCCTCCCAGCCGAAGTCGTCGCTCGTCGCCGCCTGCCGGGGCGGTTCGCCGCTGGGCCGGTGGACGTAGCCGCCGTCGGCCGCGCCGTCGTCTCCCGTGGCGCTGTCCCCCGCGCCGCCGTCGCCCGCTTTCGGACGGTCCTCGTCCTCACTCATCGTACTCACTGTCCGGGACGAGGACGACCTTGCCGAACCCCTCGCGCGATTCCAGCAGCTCGTGGCCGCGGGCCGTCTCGCTCATCGGCAGCGTCGCCCGCGTCTCGACGGTGAACGTGCCGTCCCACACCCGTTCGAGGGCGGCCTCGGTCTCGCCGTAGGTCGCCATCGTCGACCCGACGACGGTCAGCTGGTTGCCGAAGATGCGGTTGACGTTCGTCTCGGGGTTCGGGCCGCTAGTCGCCCCGCAGGTGAGCAGCCGGCCGCCCTTCGCCAGCGACCGCAGCGACTGTCGCCAGGTCTCCTCGCCGACGTGGTCGACGACGACGTCGACGCCGCGCCGGTCGGTGAGCTCCCGGATCCGCCTATCGAACTCGCTGTCGGTGTAGTCGATGGCGCGGTCCGCGCCGAGCCGCTCGGCGGTCGCCCGCTTCTCGTCGGTGCCGGCGGTGGCGAACACCTCACAGCCGACGTGGTCGGCGATCTGGACCGCCGCGTGGCCGACGCCGCCGCTGGCCCCGAGGACGAGCACCGAGTCGGCGGGCCGGATCTCTCCGCGGGTGACGAGCATCCGCCACGCCGTCTGGAAGACGAGGGGTGCGGCGGCCGCCGTCTCCCAGTCCACGCCGTCGGGCACCGAGACGAGCGCGTCGGCCGGCACCGCCGCCAGTTCGCTGTGGACGCCGGTGGTGTGTTCGCCGAGCACTCGATAGTCGACGCACAGCGTCGGCTCGCCGCGGCGACAGAACTCGCAGGCGCCGCAGCTGACGCCCGCGCTGACCGCGACCCGGTCGCCGGGTTCGACGCGGGTCACGTCCGCGCCGACCTCGCGGACGACGCCCGCGGCGTCGCTCCCGGGGACGTGGGGCAGCTCGAGGTCGATCCCGGGGAGCCCGCGTCGGGTCCAGACGTCGAGGTGGTTCAGCGCGCCGGCCTTGACGTCGACCAGCGCTTCGTTCCGGCCGACCGTCGGGTCGGGCGCGTCGCCGTAGGTGACGACCTCGCGCCCGCCGTGGTCTGTGTACTGGACGGCCTGCATGCTCGGTCCTCGGGTCAGCGACCGCAAAACGCTGGCGGTCTGCGATACGGGTCGATCAGACGACTCACGCCCGCGAGAGGCGATTCGACGGGTCAGTTTCGGGGGGTGGCTGCGGACGCGTGTTCGGGCCGCGACTCGCGCGGCCGGAACCATTTACCCACCAGGTGCCTTCGTCTGCGTATGGTCGACTTCCAGTCCCGCGATACCCGGCGGGGGGTTCAGTTTCGACGACGAGGGAGACAAGGAGGACGAAGAGGAGGCGGCGGACGAGGCGGACGCAGACGAGCGGCAAGCCGACGAGATCGACGGCGAGAGCGAGGCGGAACGGAGCGAGACGGCCGACGCCGCGGAAGCGACCGAACGAGCCGAGCAGTCGGCGGCCGAAGCCACCGGGACTGGCGAAGACGCGTCGACGGCGGACGCGGATCGGACCTTGGAGACGACGTCGGCGACCGAGTCACCCGACCCCGACGAGCGAGTGAGCGAGCGGGACGACGGGGTGACCCCGACCGCGGACTCGACGGGGACGCCGACCGAGACGAGCGCGAGCGACGCCGACGACACCGTCAGCGCCGCCGGAGCCGCCGATCCCGACCCGCCCGCCGCTCAGCACCGGAACGCGGCGACGGAGACGGCCGTCGACGCGGCGCTCGTCACGGTCGGGACGACGACGGAGCGCGGCGAGGACCCGACCGGCGAAGCGCTCTCGGCGGCCATCGAAGCGGCCGGTTACGGCGTCACCGTCCGCGAGCGCCTCCGTCGGGACTACGATGGTATCCAGCAGGCCGTCAACACGCTCGTCGGCCGGGACGACGTCGACCTCGTCGTCACCGCCGGCGGCGTCGGCGTCACCGCCGACGACGTGACCATCGAGGCGGTCCACCCGCTGTTCGAGAAGTCCCTGCCCGGCTTCGGCGAGGTGTTCCGGAGCCTCCTCTTCGACGAGGTCGGCACCGGCATCGTCTCGGTCCGGGCGACGGCGGGCATCGCCGACGGGACGCCGGTGTTCTGTCTGCCCGCCGACGAGGGGGCCGCCGGAGTCGCCATCGACGAGATCATCGCCGCCGAAGCGCCCGACCTGCTCGACGACATCGAGGGCTGAGCGATCGTCGAGCGGGGCCCCGCCGCCGCTGCCGCCCCTGCCGTTTTGTCCCCGGCCCGCCAACGGAGCCCATGGAGACGATTCAGGTCCAGAGCGAGTCGGTTCCGGCGCTCGGTCTCGGCACGTGGCAGCTGACGGGCGCGACCTGTCAGGAGACCGTTCAGACGGCCCTCGACATGGGATACCGACACGTCGACACCGCACAGGCCTACGGCAACGAACGGCAGGTCGGGACGGGGATCGACGCCGCCGACGTGGACCGCGAGGACGTCTTTCTCACGACGAAGCTCGACGGGAGCAATCGGAGCGCGCGGCGCGTCCGCCAGTCCGCCCGCGAGAGCTGTCACCGCCTCGGCACGGACTACCTCGACCTGTTGCTCATCCACTGGCCGAACACGCCGTGGATGGTCCCGGTCTCCGAGACCATCGACGCGATGAACGGCCTCGTCGACGACGGCCTCGTCCGAAACATCGGCGTCAGCAACTTCTCGCCGTCGCGGCTGGACGAGGCCCGAGAGCTCTCGGAGGCCCCGATCTTCACCGATCAGGTGCAGTATCACCCCTACTGGGACCAGACGCAACTGCTCGACTACTGCCGGATCCACGACGTGCTCCTGACGGCGTACAGCCCGCTGGCCCGCGGCGGCGTCCTGGACGACCCCGCGATCGTCCAGATCGGCAACCGATACGGCAAGTCCCCCGCACAGGTCGCCCTCCGGTGGCTGGTCCAACAGGACGGCGTCGCCGCCATCCCGAAGGCGACCGGTCGAGAGCACCTCGAAGCGAACCTCGCGGTCTTCGACTTCGAGCTGACCGACGAGGAGATGGAGCGGATTCGGTCACCCTCGAAGACAAAGACCGGCTATCACTTCGTCCGCTCGCAGCTACCGTTCTGAACGCTTCGAGAGGGTTTTGACGCGGGCGTCCGTACGCGGCGATATGGTGACCCCGCTATCGGACGATATCTGGTGGTACGACCTCTCGGGAGTCAACGCGTACCTCGTCGACGACGGGGGCGCGTTGACCCTCGTCGACGCCGGAATGCCGTGGCACGGCAACGCGCTCGTCGGTGGCATCAGAGAGGCCGGCTTCGAGCTGCGCGACGTAGAGCGCGTCCTGCTGACCCATTACGACTTCGACCACGTCGGCGGTCTCTCGGCGTTCGACGGCGTGGACCTGACCATCTACGTCGGCGCGGCCGACGCGCGGTTCGTCACCGGCGAGGAGCGCCCGCCGCTCTCGAATCACAAGGGGGCGCTCCAGCGCGTCGGGGGGAAGTTCTGCTCGCCCCCGGACAACCCGGTCGAACCGCTGACCGACGGCGAGACGGTCGGTAGCTTCACGACCTACCTCACGCCGGGTCACACCCCCGGCCACGTCTGTTACGTCAGCGAGGAGTTGGAGGCGGCGTTCCTCGGCGATCTCGTCATGGAGGAGCGGGGCACGCTCAAGCCGTCGCCGTGGCTGCTTAGCTACGACACGGGCGACGTGAGCGAGAGCGTCCGCGGGTTCGTCGAACACGTCCCGCCGTTCGAGGTGGCCGGGATGGGCCACGGCGTCCCGTTCAAACGCGGCGGAAGCGAGCGTCTCGCCGAGACGGCGGCGACGCTCTGAGCGGTCCGGTCGCGGCTCAGACGACGTTCCGGAACTCGAAGCGCGCGCCGCCGCTCTCGCTCTCGGTCACCGTACACTCCCAGCCGTACAGCTCGACGAGCTCCTCGACGAACGCCAGTCCGAGCCCCGTCCCGCCGTGTGCGCTCGCGGTCGTGTAGCCCGCTTCGAACACCGCCTCTCGCTTCTCGACCGGGATGCCGTTCCCGTCGTCTTCGACGTAAAACCCCGTCGGGAGTTCGCCGACGGTGACCGTGACGTCGCTTCCCCCGTGTTCGACCGCGTTCTCGAAGAGGTTCCGAAACAGGTGTCGGAGATACGTCTCGTCGGCGTGTACCGCGGC encodes the following:
- a CDS encoding HTH domain-containing protein, translating into MVQIDLTSSQEQTLTSLVNRHREAEGPVKGQTVADEVDRSLGTVQNQMQSLAQLGLVDSVSGPEGGYVPTELAYDALGRDPLEETESMRMAHEYERLDVTVDRITLSGVHHPEQCRAQVHLQQSVGQFDVGQAVAVGPTPQYGLVVLGEIAAVDDTSNTLILDIAQMEAPVEAPDEAPE
- a CDS encoding DUF4013 domain-containing protein, with product MIEDGLRYQTQGDDWLERVLIGGVVGFLGVFVIPAFTFSGYMLEVMRRVMGGDRKNPPEWSDLDLVELTVDGLRYVVLTLVYGLAFTLVAGLPVFVFLLGGYGTDSGILVGFGLLIGGLLYLVGLLALAVVLPVATANFVAEDSISAGFDTTVLRDVVANGTMLKAIVFSVVINVVVQVVGSVLLFTLLGILLLPFVGFVGQSAVMYVWARGFADAYEEEYGRPPLDGPATSVEGGVGTTGFDAETGVDTDADEGHRY
- a CDS encoding NUDIX hydrolase, whose amino-acid sequence is MSNDAADAHPNARQDVIAVDADDTETGTVNRLDAHTGDGIRHRAFTALLFDEDDRVLLAQRAATKRLWDTYWDGTVASHPVQGQTQVEATRERLEEELGIAPAQYNDLRVTDRFEYKRYYENAGLEWEVCAVLQATLSDTSLDPNPGEVDGLMWVPYDRLREHPEYYRQLRLCPWFEIAMRRDEER
- a CDS encoding histidine kinase N-terminal 7TM domain-containing protein, which encodes MLLSPLSVVLLAAVVGMGVAVLAWLHRDRPGAGPLAAFVVAASLWTVAYGLELAVPDVQTMTRLLQAQLTLSVVVPVAWLVTVLEYTGHPRWLTKRRVALLLAEPAMFVTLVWSNRAHGLVWSGSETAVVAQTSALVPVWGLARWAHLAYMLTLILAGGVLLVQQMLRTSELFQSQSLALLVAIAIPTMTHSLYALGEFAETLDPTSLAYVGSGIVLSLALLRGRLLDVAPVTRDLGREAIFAEMDDRVIIVDEGGRIVDVNAAAADLFGAEAAALSGESLRRRLPALAETLPETGERAQTETRLERDGAVRYFDVRVTPLYRAYGVVSGHLVSLRDVTDRRQREQRLDVLNRLLRHNVRNEMNVVRGNADLLRDSVPDSERERIDRILRTVDAIVDRSDKMGRVSEALENERARPVLLRRLLRPVVEEARERTPEGEVTLSCPETCTVEGGPSLTLAFGELLDNAIEHSDGPPTVAVTVATDDAETGVLVRVSDDGPGIAPHERDVILAGRETPLRHGSGVGLWLVHWVVRNVGGTLSFAPEDGDGTTVEIELPAASTDRDTAGGAGDDRPTDGASDERSATAAADAAVSER
- a CDS encoding zinc-binding dehydrogenase, which codes for MQAVQYTDHGGREVVTYGDAPDPTVGRNEALVDVKAGALNHLDVWTRRGLPGIDLELPHVPGSDAAGVVREVGADVTRVEPGDRVAVSAGVSCGACEFCRRGEPTLCVDYRVLGEHTTGVHSELAAVPADALVSVPDGVDWETAAAAPLVFQTAWRMLVTRGEIRPADSVLVLGASGGVGHAAVQIADHVGCEVFATAGTDEKRATAERLGADRAIDYTDSEFDRRIRELTDRRGVDVVVDHVGEETWRQSLRSLAKGGRLLTCGATSGPNPETNVNRIFGNQLTVVGSTMATYGETEAALERVWDGTFTVETRATLPMSETARGHELLESREGFGKVVLVPDSEYDE
- a CDS encoding molybdopterin-binding protein, translating into MLGPRVSDRKTLAVCDTGRSDDSRPREAIRRVSFGGWLRTRVRAATRAAGTIYPPGAFVCVWSTSSPAIPGGGFSFDDEGDKEDEEEAADEADADERQADEIDGESEAERSETADAAEATERAEQSAAEATGTGEDASTADADRTLETTSATESPDPDERVSERDDGVTPTADSTGTPTETSASDADDTVSAAGAADPDPPAAQHRNAATETAVDAALVTVGTTTERGEDPTGEALSAAIEAAGYGVTVRERLRRDYDGIQQAVNTLVGRDDVDLVVTAGGVGVTADDVTIEAVHPLFEKSLPGFGEVFRSLLFDEVGTGIVSVRATAGIADGTPVFCLPADEGAAGVAIDEIIAAEAPDLLDDIEG
- a CDS encoding aldo/keto reductase, whose protein sequence is METIQVQSESVPALGLGTWQLTGATCQETVQTALDMGYRHVDTAQAYGNERQVGTGIDAADVDREDVFLTTKLDGSNRSARRVRQSARESCHRLGTDYLDLLLIHWPNTPWMVPVSETIDAMNGLVDDGLVRNIGVSNFSPSRLDEARELSEAPIFTDQVQYHPYWDQTQLLDYCRIHDVLLTAYSPLARGGVLDDPAIVQIGNRYGKSPAQVALRWLVQQDGVAAIPKATGREHLEANLAVFDFELTDEEMERIRSPSKTKTGYHFVRSQLPF
- a CDS encoding MBL fold metallo-hydrolase translates to MVTPLSDDIWWYDLSGVNAYLVDDGGALTLVDAGMPWHGNALVGGIREAGFELRDVERVLLTHYDFDHVGGLSAFDGVDLTIYVGAADARFVTGEERPPLSNHKGALQRVGGKFCSPPDNPVEPLTDGETVGSFTTYLTPGHTPGHVCYVSEELEAAFLGDLVMEERGTLKPSPWLLSYDTGDVSESVRGFVEHVPPFEVAGMGHGVPFKRGGSERLAETAATL